A window of Pedobacter lusitanus contains these coding sequences:
- a CDS encoding acyl-CoA dehydrogenase: protein MLFQLSEEQLMIQQAARDFAQNELKPGVIERDEHQKFPAEQVKKLGELGFLGMMVSEKFGGSGLDAVSYVLVMEELSKIDASASVVVSVNNSLVCYGLEAYGSEFQKEKYLKPLASGQQIGAFCLSEPEAGSDATSQQTTAEDKGDYYLLNGTKNWITNGKNASTYLVIAQTHPDLKHKGINAFIVEKGMEGFTIGPKENKMGIRGSDTHSLMFNDVKVPKENRIGEDGFGFKFAMKTLEGGRIGIAAQALGIAAGAYELALAYAKQRKSFGKPIAEHQAIAFKLADMATQIEAARMLVYKAAWLKDQGLPYTLAGSMAKLYASKVAMDVTVEAVQVHGGYGFVKEYHVERLMRDAKITQIYEGTSEIQQMVISREILR from the coding sequence ATGCTATTTCAACTAAGTGAAGAACAATTGATGATCCAGCAGGCTGCGAGAGATTTTGCGCAGAATGAATTGAAGCCTGGCGTGATTGAAAGAGATGAACACCAGAAGTTTCCTGCAGAACAAGTTAAAAAACTTGGTGAGCTGGGCTTTTTAGGAATGATGGTTTCAGAAAAATTCGGTGGCAGCGGTCTGGATGCAGTATCCTACGTCCTGGTCATGGAAGAACTTTCTAAAATTGATGCTTCAGCTTCGGTTGTGGTTTCAGTCAATAATTCTTTGGTTTGTTACGGTCTGGAGGCTTATGGCTCTGAATTCCAGAAAGAGAAATATCTGAAGCCTCTGGCTTCGGGACAGCAGATCGGTGCGTTTTGTTTATCTGAACCTGAAGCAGGATCTGATGCGACTTCCCAGCAAACCACTGCCGAAGATAAAGGTGATTACTACTTGTTAAACGGAACAAAAAACTGGATAACAAACGGTAAAAATGCCTCAACTTATCTGGTAATTGCTCAGACCCATCCGGATCTGAAGCATAAAGGAATCAATGCTTTTATTGTAGAAAAGGGAATGGAAGGCTTTACTATTGGCCCGAAAGAGAATAAAATGGGGATCCGTGGATCTGATACGCATTCTCTGATGTTCAATGATGTTAAAGTTCCAAAAGAAAACAGGATTGGTGAAGATGGTTTCGGTTTTAAGTTTGCGATGAAAACCTTAGAAGGTGGCCGTATCGGTATTGCAGCTCAGGCACTGGGTATTGCTGCAGGGGCATATGAACTTGCGCTTGCTTATGCTAAACAACGTAAGTCGTTTGGTAAACCTATTGCGGAACATCAGGCAATCGCCTTTAAATTAGCAGACATGGCTACTCAGATTGAGGCAGCAAGGATGCTGGTTTATAAAGCAGCATGGTTAAAAGATCAGGGTTTGCCTTATACGCTGGCTGGCTCGATGGCTAAGCTGTATGCTTCCAAAGTAGCTATGGATGTAACAGTAGAGGCTGTTCAGGTACATGGCGGTTATGGTTTTGTTAAAGAATACCATGTGGAGCGTTTAATGAGAGATGCAAAAATTACACAAATATATGAGGGAACTTCTGAGATTCAGCAAATGGTGATCTCCAGGGAAATACTCAGATAA
- the panD gene encoding aspartate 1-decarboxylase codes for MIIEILKSKIHRVRVTQAELNYVGSITIDEDLMDAANIIANEKVQIVNNNNGARFETYVIKGERGKGTVCLNGAAARQVQVGDTLIIISYGSLPIEEAKKYKPILVFPDDNNHLLK; via the coding sequence ATGATTATCGAGATATTAAAATCGAAAATACACCGTGTCAGAGTAACACAGGCGGAATTAAACTATGTAGGCAGCATTACTATTGATGAAGACCTGATGGATGCCGCAAATATCATTGCTAATGAAAAGGTTCAGATTGTCAATAATAATAACGGGGCAAGATTTGAAACCTATGTGATTAAAGGCGAACGCGGTAAAGGTACAGTGTGCCTGAATGGTGCAGCTGCAAGACAGGTACAGGTTGGAGATACGCTGATTATTATTTCTTACGGATCCTTACCTATAGAAGAAGCTAAAAAATACAAACCTATCCTGGTTTTTCCTGATGATAACAACCACTTGCTGAAATAG
- the rimP gene encoding ribosome assembly cofactor RimP, whose product MQVENRVKELVEEKISDRPELFLVEVKMLPGNKLIIHVDGDQGISIQDCAAISRHVGFHLEEENTIEKAYNLEVSSPGVGEPLKLKRQYEKNIGRELSVKLSGGDITEGKLLEVNEQGITIEAKVKEKGKKAQLVETSLDFNNIIETKVLISFK is encoded by the coding sequence ATGCAAGTAGAGAACAGAGTAAAAGAATTAGTAGAGGAAAAAATTTCGGACAGACCGGAGTTGTTTTTGGTTGAGGTAAAGATGTTGCCTGGCAATAAACTGATTATTCATGTAGATGGTGACCAGGGCATAAGTATTCAGGATTGTGCTGCCATAAGCAGACATGTTGGATTTCATCTGGAAGAAGAAAATACTATTGAAAAAGCATATAATCTGGAAGTTTCTTCTCCTGGTGTTGGTGAGCCTCTTAAGCTTAAAAGACAGTACGAAAAAAACATCGGACGGGAGTTAAGTGTTAAGCTTAGCGGTGGTGACATCACTGAAGGGAAACTATTAGAGGTAAATGAACAGGGCATTACCATAGAAGCGAAAGTAAAAGAAAAAGGTAAGAAAGCACAATTGGTTGAAACCAGTCTGGACTTTAATAATATAATAGAAACAAAGGTTTTAATTTCATTTAAATAA
- a CDS encoding phage holin family protein, which translates to MKLIIEILLMGLAMLLGSYIVPGVHIDGFGTAIIAAVLIALANATIGFILRLLTFPVNFLTLGLMSFIITVLMILLVDSMMSGFNTSGFFAAAFLAIVVAIIKALFGTIAGTDND; encoded by the coding sequence ATGAAACTTATTATTGAAATTTTATTAATGGGTCTGGCTATGCTTCTGGGCTCATACATCGTTCCCGGAGTTCATATCGATGGATTCGGTACTGCTATCATTGCTGCCGTTCTGATCGCCCTGGCAAACGCTACGATCGGTTTTATCTTAAGACTCCTTACCTTCCCGGTTAATTTTCTAACCCTGGGACTGATGTCTTTCATTATTACTGTACTGATGATTCTTTTAGTAGATAGCATGATGTCAGGATTTAATACCTCAGGTTTCTTCGCAGCTGCATTTTTAGCTATAGTAGTGGCTATTATCAAAGCTTTATTTGGTACTATCGCTGGTACAGACAATGACTAA